The stretch of DNA ACCGCCGCTCAGGTCGAACGTCGATGCGGTCGTGAAGGAGTTCTCTTCAGAGAGCAGCCAGACGACCATCGAAGCGATCTCGTGAAGTTCGGCAAAACGGTCGCGCGGAATGCGGACGCGCATATATTCGATAAACTCGGCTGTCAGCCCGTCCAATATGGGTGTCTTTGCTGTGGTCGGCGTTACCGCGTTCACGGCGATTCCCGTCTTTGCGAGTTCCTTGCCAAGAGACTTGGTGAAGCCCAGCACCCCGGCTTTCGCTGCGCTGTAGGCGGCGATGTTCGGATTTCCCTCCTTGCCCGCAACCGAGGAGATGTTCACGATCCGCCCGTAGTCGCGCTTCAACATAACCGGAACGACGTGCCGGCAGCAGTTGAAGGTTCCCGTGAGGCAGACATCGACAACATCTTTCCACTCGCTGACATCGTATTCGATCGTGGGTTTTACCGGACCGGTAATCCCGGCGGAATTGACGAGGCCATCAATACGGCCAAAAATCTCCTCGGTCCTCCCCGCCGCGTTTTTCACTGATACGGGATCTGCGACATTGACGCCGAAAGCAACCGTGCCGGATCCGAGAGCGGAAGCGCTGTCCTTCGCCATGTTTTCGTTCAGGTCCCAAATGGCCACCTTGCCACCAGACTGGATGACGCGCTCTGCGATCGCGTAGCCGATGCCGCGCGCACCGCCTGTGATTACGATGATGCGTTCCTTCAAGTCGATCATGTTCATTGGGCCGTTATCCTCCGATTGAGCCGCCGATAGCCGAATATCCAATTCCGGGACTTCGCCTTCAGCGTATCGATATGACGGTCAGGAATAAAGACATCTCAGCCTCGCACGGCGTCGGCGATACCGGTTTGCTCACCTTGACTGTCAATGGCGTGACTGTGCGATTGAGGCGATGCTCCACCGCACTGCCCTAGGCGTTCAGTCCCCATCCATCATGAAAGACGAGTTCCTCGAGCGGTAGCCGCTGCCGCCAGCCTTTGACGGAGAGTTCCGGCTCGTCATAGAGCCGGTCGACGAAACCGGCACAGAGCCAGGCGACCACCTCGATATGCTCGGGTATGCCGAGAATGCTCTTCAGATCGCCTTCGCGAAAAATGCTGACCCAACCGATTCCGACCCCTTCCGCCCGCGCCGCAAGCCAGAGATTCTGGATGGCGCAGACGGTCGAGTATGAATCCATCTTCGGATTGTGCGTGCGTCCCAGCACCACGCTACCGCTACGCGTGGGATCGCAGGTCACGCATATGCCGAGCGGCGCCTCCACGATGCCTTCGAGCTTGAGGGCGCGGTAGGCCTGCCGCCGCTCGCCGGCAAACATCAGCGCCGCCTCGTCGTTGGCGCTCGCAAAGGCGTCCCGGACGCGCGCCCGCACAGCGGCACTTTTCACCAGGATGAAATTCCACGGCTGCATGAAGCCGACGGAGGGTGCGTGATGGGCGGCCGTCAGCAGCCGCTGCACAACATCATCAGGCAAAGGATCGGCCAGGAACTGGCTGCGAACGTCGCGCCGCGTCTTGATCGCGTGATAGACGGCCTCGCGTTCGGCCAAGGAAAAACCGGACGCCGCCGAAAGGGCATCCTCATCAAAGGGTCGCATCGTCAAATCCCCAACAACGCAACCGCCCCGCCGTCCGCGCGGATCGGTCTATCTAGCCAGGCCGGTCTTCTGACTCGGCGTCATCCGTCTGCCGCAACCTTCCCGGCAAAAGCCAGTGGCGTGATGAAGCGGCAGGCGTCGGCCTTACAGCGTTGGGCACGTTCCGGCCTTGCACCGGATTCCCGATTCTCCCGCCTTACCGACGGGCACCTGACGGCGCATCTATTTCAGGAAAGCGCGGCGGCGGCAAGCCGCGAGCCGATGTGGCGTTGAAGCCGCGTTCAGTTGGCAGAGGCGCGATGTTCCCTGAACGCCGCAGCCAGGGTTCTGAGCGCCGAGCGCGATCTTGCATCCGTTAGTGTCGAATGCAGGACGATCTCCGACGAGGGCAGCGGCGGCAGGCTGAAGCGCTGACTCACTTCCATCGAGCCCACCGGCGCGAGACGGTGGGAGAATGCCGCGACCGCAAGCCCAGCCGACACCGCCGCCGTCATCACCAGCGAGCCCCCGCCCAGGAAAACCTCGTTCCAGGCGATTCCTGCACCATCGAGCGCGTGGGTAGCGATGTTGTGGACGCCACAAGATGGCGACAGTGCAGCAAGACGCAGCGGCTCACCGCGGCGATACTCGAACTGCGGTGCCGCGAACCACCCGAAATGCTCCGGCCCAAGCACCTCACCGTCACGCCGGTCCTCTTCCCGGCGAATGATCGCCGCATCCAGCTCACCGCGATCGAATGCATCGAGCAACACTCGAGAATTGTCGAGCCGCACCTCGATCGTCAGCCCTGGATCGTGAGCGCTGAGACGCGCCAGAATCGTCGGAACCTCCGGCCCCGCCACATGCGCGGCGATGCCGAGCGTGAAGTGCCGGCTTGTCGAGGAAAGGGCTGCGACCGCACGATCATGGGCGCCGATGAAATCCCGCGCGGATTGAAGAAAGACCGCGCCCTGCGCCGATAGGCGCACCAAGCGCGGGGTCCGCTCGATCAGCCTGTGGCCGAGACGCTCCTCCAGCCGCTTCAACTTGACGCTGATTGCCGCCTGAGTGCTGCCTAACGCCTCGGCGGCGCGGGTGAAGCTCTGCAGCTCGGCAATGGTCACGAACGCCCGCACCGCATCCACATCGAGCATTGTTATAGCAACCATCCAAAATTGTTGTTTCTGAAATAGAAAATCATCCAATTCAGTTATGGTCAAGCGCCGACTATGGTGGCTCGAACCGGCAGCGCCCCGATTTCACCTGTCATCGGGATTTCACCGTCGCCCATCCCGTGCTGAAAGGACCAACCATGCCACCCGCTTCCATTGCCTCATCCAGGCTGCAGGGCATCGTCGCCCTGGCAGCCGCCTGCCTTTCGTCCCTTATGTTCGGCCTGGAGATCTCAAGCGTACCCGCGATATTGCCGACGCTGGAGGCGGTGCTGCATGCCGATTTCCGGCAACTTCAATGGATCATGAATGCCTATACGATCGCGGTGACTACGGTGCTTATGGCAACGGGCACGCTGGCCGACCGTTATGGCCGCAAGCGCGTCTTCCTGATCGGCATCATTGCCTTCGGCTTGACCTCGCTGATCTGCGGGCTCGCGGACAATGCACCCGTTCTGATCGTCGCCCGCTTCCTCCAGGGCATGAGTGGCGGCGCTATGCTGATCTGCCAAGTGGCCGTCCTCTCGCACCAGTTTCCAGAGGGGCGGCAGCGCAGCATGGCCTTCGGCTGGTGGGGGATTATCTTCGGCATCGGCTTGGGATTCGGGCCGCTCGTCGGCGTTATGATCGCGGCCTTGTCGACCTGGGAATGGGTGTTCCTGGTCCATGTTGTGCTGGCGGCCGTGACAGCCACGCTCGCCGTCTTCGGTGTCTGTGAATCGCGTGACCCCGAGGCGAAAAGCCTCGATATCGCGGGCATCGCCACCCTGTCGCTTTCCGTCTTCTGCCTTGCCTTCTACATCACCCAGGGGCCGGCCCTCGGTTTTGACAATACTACGGCCCTTGCAGCCATCGGCCTTTCTGCCGCAAGTTTCATAGCCTTCATCGTTGCAGAGAAGATCAATTCGCGGCCGATGTTTGATGTCTCGGTCTTTCGCATCCGCGCCTTCTCCGGCGCCATAATCGGCTCGGTCGCGATGAATATCAGCTTTTGGCCCTTCATGATCTATCTGCCGATCTGGTTTCAGGCAGGCCTTGGTTATGGTAGTCTCGCCGCCGGTTTGTCGCTGCTCGCCTATACGCTTCCCACGCTCATCGTCCCGCCGCTGGCCGAGCGGCTCTCGCTGCGCTATCGCCCCGGTCTCGTCATTCCAATCGGCCTATTCACGATCGGCCTCGGTTTCCTGCTGATGCGGCTTGGAGCCGCCTCCGCCGCAGCAAGCTGGCTGACCATGCTGCCCGGCGCATTGCTGTCGGGCCTCGGCCTCGGAATGACCAATACCCCCGTCACCAACACGACGACAGGCGCAGTTGCGCGTGACCGCGCCGGCATGGCATCGGGGATCGATATGAGCGCCCGGATGATCTCACTCGCGATCAATATCGCGGTGATGGGCTTCATCCTGGTCAGCGGGGTGTTCTCACATCTAGAAAACGTCCTGCCGGCGACGCTCGGCCCGGAACAACTGCGGGCTATGGCTGAACGCATCTCAGCCGGAAACATCGCCTCCCTCCCCGATCTGCCCGCCAACATCATCCGCGACGCGCTCGTCGAGGGATTCGGCTGGGTGATGCTCTACGGTGGCCTCGGTGCGTGGCTGCTGGCCACGGCCAGCTTCCTCGTCTTCGGCTCAGGAAAGATTCGCCGCTGCGCCGAAGATGAGGCATCCAATTCGACTGTGGTTTGAGGATGAGGCAGTGCTATGCTCTGGAGGTGAGAATGGAGCAAGACGTCACCGCGCACCCCCTCTATCCAGCAGCGAACAGACAGCCGCCCCGCGTCGGTTTGAAGCGGCTTGGCAAGCCTCTTCACCCCATCGTTCCTATGGCCTTATCGCCACCGAAGGCGTATGGACTGAGACAGTCCATCGCAGCATCCCGGTTGCCCGTGCCCCGCCTCACACCCATGATCCTTGCCGTCGCCCTGTTCATGGAACAGATGGATTCGACCGTGATCGCCACCAGCCTGCCGGCAATCGCCGCCGATATCGGCACCTCGCCGATCGCGCTGAAGCTCGCCGTCACCAGCTATCTCGTGGCGCTGGCGATCTTCATCCCGATCAGCGGCTGGATGTCCGATCGTTTCGGTGCGCGCAACATCTTCCGCATGGCGATCTTCGTCTTCATGATCGGCTCGATCGCCTGCGCCTTTTCAAACTCGATCACGGCCTTCGTCATCTCGCGCCTGATTCAGGGCGCCGGCGGCTCGATGATGACGCCGGTCAGCCGCTTGCTGCTGGTCCGGGGAACACCGCGCCACGAACTCGTCGATGCCATGGCCTGGCTCACCATTCCCGCTCTGATCGGCCCGATCATGGGTCCGCCGATCGGCGGCTTCCTCACCACCTACCTCACCTGGCACTGGATCTTCTGGATCAACGTCCCGATCGGCGTGCTCGGCATCATCCTCGTCACGCGTTTCCTGCCGGCCGTCGAGCCACGCAGTCCGCGGCCGATGGACTTCCCGGGCTTTTTCCTTTGCGGCATCGGCTTCTCTGGCTTCGTCTTCGGCGTGTCGGTGATCAGCCTGCCGGCCGTGCCCGTCATTTACGGTTATGTCACGGTTGCGATCGGCATCCTTGCCGGCCTCATCTACCTCCTCCATGCCCGCCGCGCGCCCTATCCGCTTCTCGATCCGAAGATGTTCCGTTATCCGATGTTCCGGGCGGCGATCCTCGGCGCCTCGAATTTCCGCATGGGGCTCGGCGCCTTGCCCTTCCTGATGCCATTGATGCTGCAGCTTGGCTTCGGCCTGACGCCGCTGCAATCGGGCTCGGTCACCTTCGTCAGCGCGCTCGGCTCCATGGGCTCGAAATTCGCCGCCTCGCGCACCTTCAATGCCTTCGGCTTCCGCACGGTGATCTCGCTTACCACCTTGCTGGCGGCGATCTTCCTCGGCATCAACGGTCTGTTCACCGCCGAAACGCCGCTGTTCCTGATCATGGCCTGCCTTCTGATCGGCGGACTGTTCCGCTCAATGGCTTTCTCGGGCGTCAACGCCATGGCCTTCGGCGATGTCGACGACGCCGACAGCAGCCAGGCAACCGCAATCAATGCCGTTGCCCAGCGTATCTCCATGGCGATGGGTGTGGCGATCGCCGGCGGCATCCTCGAAATCTCCAGCAGCTTTCACGACGGCAGGCTGATAGTCTCCGATTTCCACATCGCCTTCTTCAGCGTCTCGGCGATTTCGGCGCTGGCCTGCATCACCTTCCTGCGCCTGCCGCACGATGCCGGCGCGGAACTGACGGCGCGCGGCCGCAAGCGCCGCCACGCCGAGCCCGAAGAGGCCGTGGCGGAAAATAGCTGATCTCCCTGGCGCGATGGAAGCACTCCTCACCCGCCGGTTCGCAAGGCTCCGTGCGGCGGGAGTAAGGGCGAATGGCCCGCGCGTACTCCAACATCCCCTTCTACTTTATAATTTATTCACACATCAAATACACACTGCGTTTGCGCGTTTTGGGTTGCTATCAGGACATGGGCATGAGCGCTCGTGATGTGACCGTCAGCGTCGATGCCCGTATTGATACGCCAGTCGGGAACATGTCCGACTGAGCCGCAATTCTAGGCCGCCGCGGAATGTTTCATTTTTTGAAAACGATGCCTCTAACCGCCAAGCTGGCGGCGATTATCGTTGCCGTCAACCTCTGCGGCATTTCCGCTTTCGCCACCTATACCTGGATGTACGAAACCCGGGCCTTGATCGATGGCGCCAAGGCGAACTGGTCCAAGGACGCCGAGCAATTTGCATCTCTGGCAGCGGGCGGCGTGAAATGGGGGAAGGCCAACGCCGTTCGAGAGGCTTATTCGCTCTATCGCGACGACCCCACGCTCGATCTCGTGCAGTTTGCGGCATTCAACGCCGAACCTGCCGCCGTCGATACCTGGGCGCGCGATGGCGTCGGTGGTTTGCCCGCACCAGCCGATCTGGCGAAGAGCCTCACCGCGAAACCGGAAAAGACGACCATCGATGACGGTAGAATATCTGCCGGCGTCGTGACGATCATCGCGCCGCTCCCGTTGGATAAGTCGGGCAAGGCCACCGGTTACGTCGTCACGAACTGGTCCGTCGAAAAAATCGCTTCCGAAGTCAGGCAGAAAGTTCTCATTTCGCTGCTCACGCAGTCCGCGATTACCGCCATGGCCGTCGTTGCCTTCCTTCTCGCCATGCGCAGCCTGGTCGGCCGGCCCATCAGGGTGATCAGCGAACGAATCAGCGCGTTGCAGAAAGGCGATCTGGTCTCTCCCGTCACCTACAGGGAAAATGGCGACGAGATCGGCTTTTTGGCGCGTGCATTGGAAGTTTTCCGTCACGAGGCGATTGCGAAGGTCGAGAGAGAGCAGGCGGCTGCCGAGCAGAGTGCCTCGCTCGACGCCGAACGGGCGCGCAACGCATTGTTGACCGAAGAGGCCAGCAACACGCAACGGCTGGTCATGAACGCTCTCGCAAATGCATTGGAAGGGCTCGCCGCTGGCGACTTCTCGATACACCTGGCCGATGTCGGTCCAGAATTCGATAAATTGCGTCAGGATTTCAATAACATGGTCGATGCGGTCGCGGCCGCTCTAACAGAGATCAAGACCGCTTC from Rhizobium leguminosarum bv. trifolii WSM1325 encodes:
- a CDS encoding major facilitator superfamily MFS_1 (PFAM: major facilitator superfamily MFS_1~KEGG: mlo:mll5686 transmembrane efflux protein) encodes the protein MPPASIASSRLQGIVALAAACLSSLMFGLEISSVPAILPTLEAVLHADFRQLQWIMNAYTIAVTTVLMATGTLADRYGRKRVFLIGIIAFGLTSLICGLADNAPVLIVARFLQGMSGGAMLICQVAVLSHQFPEGRQRSMAFGWWGIIFGIGLGFGPLVGVMIAALSTWEWVFLVHVVLAAVTATLAVFGVCESRDPEAKSLDIAGIATLSLSVFCLAFYITQGPALGFDNTTALAAIGLSAASFIAFIVAEKINSRPMFDVSVFRIRAFSGAIIGSVAMNISFWPFMIYLPIWFQAGLGYGSLAAGLSLLAYTLPTLIVPPLAERLSLRYRPGLVIPIGLFTIGLGFLLMRLGAASAAASWLTMLPGALLSGLGLGMTNTPVTNTTTGAVARDRAGMASGIDMSARMISLAINIAVMGFILVSGVFSHLENVLPATLGPEQLRAMAERISAGNIASLPDLPANIIRDALVEGFGWVMLYGGLGAWLLATASFLVFGSGKIRRCAEDEASNSTVV
- a CDS encoding methyl-accepting chemotaxis sensory transducer (PFAM: chemotaxis sensory transducer; histidine kinase HAMP region domain protein~SMART: chemotaxis sensory transducer; histidine kinase HAMP region domain protein~KEGG: atc:AGR_C_3503 methyl-accepting chemotaxis protein McpV), translated to MFHFLKTMPLTAKLAAIIVAVNLCGISAFATYTWMYETRALIDGAKANWSKDAEQFASLAAGGVKWGKANAVREAYSLYRDDPTLDLVQFAAFNAEPAAVDTWARDGVGGLPAPADLAKSLTAKPEKTTIDDGRISAGVVTIIAPLPLDKSGKATGYVVTNWSVEKIASEVRQKVLISLLTQSAITAMAVVAFLLAMRSLVGRPIRVISERISALQKGDLVSPVTYRENGDEIGFLARALEVFRHEAIAKVEREQAAAEQSASLDAERARNALLTEEASNTQRLVMNALANALEGLAAGDFSIHLADVGPEFDKLRQDFNNMVDAVAAALTEIKTASVAVETGSSELATSADQLARRTEQQAAALEQTAAALDEVTTTVRTSSQRAENAGQLVEETKRSAHVSATVVRDAIGAMDRIQTSSSQIGRIIGVIDEIAFQTNLLALNAGVEAARAGEAGKGFAVVAQEVRELAQRSANAAKEIKNLINVSGQEVAAGVGLVNETGDALLKIEEQINRISDSIASIVQSYREQATGLQEINSAINQMDQTTQQNAAMVEETNAACHELLSQGRLLQDSAGRFVVSASTASQPKPVQAARQARPEPRAFAQRHTGNAAVAAAPGAWEEF
- a CDS encoding cob(II)yrinic acid a,c-diamide reductase (KEGG: ret:RHE_CH02368 nitroreductase protein~TIGRFAM: cob(II)yrinic acid a,c-diamide reductase~PFAM: nitroreductase), with the translated sequence MRPFDEDALSAASGFSLAEREAVYHAIKTRRDVRSQFLADPLPDDVVQRLLTAAHHAPSVGFMQPWNFILVKSAAVRARVRDAFASANDEAALMFAGERRQAYRALKLEGIVEAPLGICVTCDPTRSGSVVLGRTHNPKMDSYSTVCAIQNLWLAARAEGVGIGWVSIFREGDLKSILGIPEHIEVVAWLCAGFVDRLYDEPELSVKGWRQRLPLEELVFHDGWGLNA
- a CDS encoding transcriptional regulator, LysR family (PFAM: LysR substrate-binding; regulatory protein LysR~KEGG: atc:AGR_L_1733 hypothetical protein), which encodes MLDVDAVRAFVTIAELQSFTRAAEALGSTQAAISVKLKRLEERLGHRLIERTPRLVRLSAQGAVFLQSARDFIGAHDRAVAALSSTSRHFTLGIAAHVAGPEVPTILARLSAHDPGLTIEVRLDNSRVLLDAFDRGELDAAIIRREEDRRDGEVLGPEHFGWFAAPQFEYRRGEPLRLAALSPSCGVHNIATHALDGAGIAWNEVFLGGGSLVMTAAVSAGLAVAAFSHRLAPVGSMEVSQRFSLPPLPSSEIVLHSTLTDARSRSALRTLAAAFREHRASAN
- a CDS encoding short-chain dehydrogenase/reductase SDR (PFAM: short-chain dehydrogenase/reductase SDR~KEGG: atc:AGR_L_2039 3-oxoacyl-[acyl-carrier protein] reductase) → MNMIDLKERIIVITGGARGIGYAIAERVIQSGGKVAIWDLNENMAKDSASALGSGTVAFGVNVADPVSVKNAAGRTEEIFGRIDGLVNSAGITGPVKPTIEYDVSEWKDVVDVCLTGTFNCCRHVVPVMLKRDYGRIVNISSVAGKEGNPNIAAYSAAKAGVLGFTKSLGKELAKTGIAVNAVTPTTAKTPILDGLTAEFIEYMRVRIPRDRFAELHEIASMVVWLLSEENSFTTASTFDLSGGRTTY
- a CDS encoding major facilitator superfamily MFS_1 (PFAM: major facilitator superfamily MFS_1~KEGG: mlo:mll8348 multidrug efflux protein), with the translated sequence MEQDVTAHPLYPAANRQPPRVGLKRLGKPLHPIVPMALSPPKAYGLRQSIAASRLPVPRLTPMILAVALFMEQMDSTVIATSLPAIAADIGTSPIALKLAVTSYLVALAIFIPISGWMSDRFGARNIFRMAIFVFMIGSIACAFSNSITAFVISRLIQGAGGSMMTPVSRLLLVRGTPRHELVDAMAWLTIPALIGPIMGPPIGGFLTTYLTWHWIFWINVPIGVLGIILVTRFLPAVEPRSPRPMDFPGFFLCGIGFSGFVFGVSVISLPAVPVIYGYVTVAIGILAGLIYLLHARRAPYPLLDPKMFRYPMFRAAILGASNFRMGLGALPFLMPLMLQLGFGLTPLQSGSVTFVSALGSMGSKFAASRTFNAFGFRTVISLTTLLAAIFLGINGLFTAETPLFLIMACLLIGGLFRSMAFSGVNAMAFGDVDDADSSQATAINAVAQRISMAMGVAIAGGILEISSSFHDGRLIVSDFHIAFFSVSAISALACITFLRLPHDAGAELTARGRKRRHAEPEEAVAENS